A stretch of the Xiphias gladius isolate SHS-SW01 ecotype Sanya breed wild chromosome 21, ASM1685928v1, whole genome shotgun sequence genome encodes the following:
- the LOC120782996 gene encoding olfactory receptor class A-like protein 1, with amino-acid sequence MDLCVTIKGVSFLLQTGMGILGNTVVLLAYGHIIYTEPKLLPVDMILCHLAFANLMLLLTRCVPQTMTVFGLRELLNDPGCKVVIYAYRIGRALSVCITCMLSVYQAVTIAPAGPRLSRLKPALPSLVLPTFAGLWLLNMAICIAAPFFSMAPRNGTVPAFTLNLGFCHVDFRDNLSYVINGVAVSGRDFAFVALMVGSSSYILLLLHRHSLKVRGIRRSQGGGAETRAAKTVVTLVVLYVVFFGIDNVIWIYMLTVAKVSPVVADMRVFFSSSYASLSPYFIISSNKKVKAKIVCASEQDQPSVDTQQSNDK; translated from the coding sequence ATGGATCTGTGTGTGACCATCAAAGGGGTCTCCTTCCTCTTGCAAACAGGTATGGGCATCTTGGGGAACACGGTGGTGCTGCTGGCGTACGGCCACATCATTTATACCGAACCCAAGCTCCTTCCTGTGGACATGATCCTGTGCCACTTGGCCTTTGCCAACCTAATGCTGCTACTGACCCGCTGCGTCCCTCAGACCATGACTGTGTTTGGACTGAGGGAACTGCTGAATGATCCTGGCTGTAAGGTGGTGATATACGCCTACCGCATCGGCCGGGCTTTGTCAGTCTGCATCACCTGCATGCTCAGTGTGTACCAGGCAGTGACCATCGCCCCCGCTGGGCCCCGTTTGTCTAGGTTGAAGCCTGCACTTCCCTCCCTGGTCCTCCCCACCTTTGCAGGGCTGTGGCTTCTCAACATGGCCATATGCATCGCAGCCCCTTTCTTCTCTATGGCTCCACGTAATGGCACTGTCCCTGCCTTTACCCTCAACCTGGGCTTCTGTCATGTGGACTTCAGAGACAACCTGTCCTACGTGATCAATGGGGTGGCTGTCTCCGGGAGGGATTTTGCCTTTGTCGCCCTGATGGTGGGCTCCAGCAGTTacatcctgctgcttctccaCCGCCACAGCCTCAAGGTGAGAGGGATCCGTCGCTCTCAGGGCGGTGGGGCAGAGACCAGGGCTGCCAAAACAGTGGTCACCCTGGTTGTTCTATATGTGGTCTTCTTTGGGATTGATAACGTGATCTGGATCTACATGCTGACGGTGGCTAAGGTGTCACCAGTGGTGGCTGATATGAGggtgtttttctcctcctcctacGCCTCTCTCAGCCCCTACTTTATCATTTCTTCCAACAAGAAGGTCAAGGCGAAGATCGTGTGTGCATCTGAGCAAGACCAACCGTCAGTGGACACTCAGCaatcaaatgacaaatga